The Cyanobacteria bacterium GSL.Bin1 DNA segment TAGTGCGTTATCCCGATACGGCTTATCAGGCGCATGGCAATTATGGGGTGGAATATGATTTAACGTTTCAATTGCAGAATCACAGTGCAGAACCGCAAGCCGTGACACTCGCTTTCTCAACACCGGTGAAACAAGACGAATTAAATACAGGATTACAATTCTTAGACCCTCCAGCAGAGCAAGTTTTCTTTCGCGGAACCATAGAAATTTCTTATAAAAATGATGCGGGGGAAGACATCACGCGCTATTTCCATCTGGTACAGAATCGTGGCGAAAAAGGAGAACCTCTGGTAGAGTTAACCATACCCCCGCAACGGCAGCATCAGGTGAGTGTCACTTTGCTTTATCCGCCGGATGCCACACCGCCCCAAGTCTTAACCATTCGTACCCAAAAGTAAGTGCTATGAAAGTGATCGGTTTAATGAGCGGCACCTCCGTCGATGGCGTGGATGCAGCTTTAGTTGAAATTACTGGACATCGCGAAAATATAAATATTACCCTCATTGCTGCAGAAACTTATCCTTATCCAGAATCACTACAAGGCGAAATTCTTGCCTTATGTGCGGGCAAAGCTTTGAGGATGGCAGAATTTTGCGAATTGGATGACGCGATCGCGCAACACTTTACGCAATGCGCGCAACAACTGGAAACTGCAACTGCAATATCTGCCGAACTCATTGGGTCTCATGGTCAAACCGTCTTCCATCGTCCACCGCAAAACAGCCTTGGCTATAGCCTGCAACTCGGGCGTGGTGCCATGATTGCCCATCTTAGCCAACATCCGACGGTTAGTAACTTTCGCGCTGCCGATATCGCCCAAAACGGACATGGAGCGCCGTTAGTGCCCAAGGTCGATGCCTGTCTCCTTTCCCATCCGACTCAGGTGCGCTGTGTGCAAAATATCGGGGGAATTAGCAATGTGACTTATCTGCCGCCGCGTTCTCAATCCAATTGGGAGGACAAAATTTTAGGATGGGATAATGGACCCGGTAACAGCCTACTGGATTTAGCGGTGCAACGCCTGACCGATGGGAAAAAACGGTATGACGATCAAGGTCAATGGGCAGCACAAGGAACGCCTCACTCAGAACTGTTGCAAGCTTGGCTAGAAGCAGACTTTTTTCAGCAACCCCCTCCGAAATCCACCGGACGGGAATTATTTGGTACGGCTTATTTCGACCAGCTGTGGCAACAAGCCCAAGATTATAATTTATCACCAGCGGACTTTCTCGCCACTTTGACGGAATTAACGGTTAGCGCGATCGCGCAAGATTATCAAACCTTTCTCCCACAGCTTCCTGACACCATTCTCTTATGTGGGGGAGGAAGCCGCAACCACTATCTGCGACACCGCCTCCAACATAAGTTTCCGAATCTTGAAGTTATAACCACCGATGAAGTGGGGTTAGATAGCCACGCGAAAGAAGCCATTGCTTTTGCGGTTTTAGCCTATTGGCGCTACTGTGATCAATTTCCGGGAAATCTTCCTCAAGTGACGGGAGCACAAAAAGCTGCGCTTCTAGGAGAAATTCACCTTCCGTGACGATCCTACTCAGCCAGACCCAAAAACCTGTTACAGTAAAATTAAAGAATGCTTATTATTTAGAAGATCATAACCCTACGCAGTCAAATTATGTTATTCAAATCAACCACTCGTCACGTTCGGATCTATACCGCAGAAATTGAAGATAACGAGTTAGTAGAAAGTAATAATGTGCTGACCCTTGATGTTGATCCAGATAACGAATTTAATTGGACTGAAGAAACATTAAACAAAGTCTATCGCAAATTTGATGAACTCGTAGAATCTTGCAGTGGTGAAAATTTAACCGAATATAATCTCCGCCGTA contains these protein-coding regions:
- the ndhM gene encoding NAD(P)H-quinone oxidoreductase subunit M, with protein sequence MLFKSTTRHVRIYTAEIEDNELVESNNVLTLDVDPDNEFNWTEETLNKVYRKFDELVESCSGENLTEYNLRRIGSDLEHYIRHLLVSSEISYNLNSRVLNYSMGVPKVESPDSEEKYKIES
- a CDS encoding anhydro-N-acetylmuramic acid kinase — its product is MKVIGLMSGTSVDGVDAALVEITGHRENINITLIAAETYPYPESLQGEILALCAGKALRMAEFCELDDAIAQHFTQCAQQLETATAISAELIGSHGQTVFHRPPQNSLGYSLQLGRGAMIAHLSQHPTVSNFRAADIAQNGHGAPLVPKVDACLLSHPTQVRCVQNIGGISNVTYLPPRSQSNWEDKILGWDNGPGNSLLDLAVQRLTDGKKRYDDQGQWAAQGTPHSELLQAWLEADFFQQPPPKSTGRELFGTAYFDQLWQQAQDYNLSPADFLATLTELTVSAIAQDYQTFLPQLPDTILLCGGGSRNHYLRHRLQHKFPNLEVITTDEVGLDSHAKEAIAFAVLAYWRYCDQFPGNLPQVTGAQKAALLGEIHLP